In Prosthecobacter vanneervenii, the genomic stretch CTGCCAGCGTCTTCTGCCCACGCTCCTTCGTCTCCGCATCATCCATCTCGCTGCTCGGCATGGCGAGACCCTGCTGGATGAGCTTTCTGGCCTCCTCCTTGCGCCCCATGAAAGCGTAGGTGCGGCCCAGCTCGACGTAGTGAATGAGGCGCCTCGGATTTAGGGCGATGGCCTTTTGAAAGCAGCGCACGGATTCATCATAGGATGCGCTCGGCAGTCCACCATACACGATGTAGGCCACTGCACGCGTCAGGCCGCCGATCTCCGCCAGCTCCTGATGCCAGCGCCCTAGCACATGCCAGGCGTAGTCGCTTTTGGGGTTGAGCTTGATCGCCGTTTCCGCCGCCGTCTTGATCTTGAAGGAGGCCTCCACTCCTTCTCGATTGCTCACAAGCTGCGTGATCTTGCCCAAACAGATGGCGACTGCGAGGTGGGGGTCGGACTCGTTGGGAGCAATCTTGACGGCACGCTCGGCGTAGGCCAGCCCGGTGCGGCCTGACTTGAGCCGGGCGGCTTTGTCTGGCAGCCCGATCATAAGATAAATGTACTGCCGTGCGATCTTCACCAGCAGCGCGGCATCATTCGGATTGAGCTTTTCGGCGGGGAGATAGAACTGCAGCGCAGCCTCCGGCTTGTACTGCGCATCATACGCATCTCCCTGCTTCACCATCTCGGCGAAGTTTGCCCACACAGGTCCTGCCAGCAGCAGGACCGCCGCTGTCAGAATGGCTTTCATGGTTTGATGAAACGATAATGGGAAACGATCCATTCCTCACCGCCGCGATACCCCCACAGCTCGGCGCAGGCAAGGAAGAACAGCCGCCACCACACCCACCACTTCGTCACCTGATCCTTGCCATAGGTCTCGGCAAAGAGAGGCAGGATCTCTGCCTTGTGAGCATCCATGTTGGCCA encodes the following:
- a CDS encoding tetratricopeptide repeat protein; the encoded protein is MKAILTAAVLLLAGPVWANFAEMVKQGDAYDAQYKPEAALQFYLPAEKLNPNDAALLVKIARQYIYLMIGLPDKAARLKSGRTGLAYAERAVKIAPNESDPHLAVAICLGKITQLVSNREGVEASFKIKTAAETAIKLNPKSDYAWHVLGRWHQELAEIGGLTRAVAYIVYGGLPSASYDESVRCFQKAIALNPRRLIHYVELGRTYAFMGRKEEARKLIQQGLAMPSSEMDDAETKERGQKTLAEL